A stretch of Usitatibacter palustris DNA encodes these proteins:
- a CDS encoding tripartite tricarboxylate transporter TctB family protein: protein MRGPWHQFAVAAGVAAIGVVMLALTPTIEGGAGYAGVSPRFFPVLIGIGLVVIGLGLVVDVWRHGFIGVDEAAEAAMPMDWASFGWISASLIVAGLVIEKGGFVIACTALYVLCARGFNSRRYGLNIVVGLVLSAAIFVAFNYGLGMTLPAGILPIPK from the coding sequence GTGCGAGGCCCCTGGCATCAGTTCGCGGTGGCCGCCGGCGTGGCGGCCATCGGCGTCGTGATGCTCGCGCTGACGCCGACCATCGAGGGCGGCGCCGGCTACGCGGGCGTGAGCCCGCGTTTCTTCCCCGTGCTGATCGGCATCGGCCTCGTGGTGATCGGCCTGGGCCTGGTGGTCGATGTCTGGCGCCACGGCTTCATCGGCGTCGATGAAGCCGCCGAAGCGGCGATGCCGATGGACTGGGCGTCGTTCGGCTGGATCAGCGCCTCGCTCATCGTCGCGGGCCTGGTGATCGAGAAGGGCGGCTTCGTCATCGCCTGCACCGCGCTCTACGTGCTGTGCGCGCGCGGATTCAACAGCCGCCGCTACGGACTCAACATCGTCGTGGGCCTGGTGCTCTCCGCCGCGATCTTCGTGGCGTTCAACTACGGCCTGGGCATGACGTTGCCCGCCGGCATCCTGCCGATCCCGAAATGA